A single genomic interval of Lucilia cuprina isolate Lc7/37 chromosome 2, ASM2204524v1, whole genome shotgun sequence harbors:
- the LOC111678651 gene encoding peptidyl-prolyl cis-trans isomerase, rhodopsin-specific isozyme, with product MNIIKILILLQAIYSGVLGLSFTVTSKIYMDVKHQKKPMGRIVFGLFGKRAPKTVANFRHICLRGINGSTYVGSEFHRVISRFLIQGGDIVNKDGTGSISIYGDFFQDEALDIEHIRPGYLGMANRGPDTNGCQFYVTTVAAQWLNGKHTVFGKVIEGMDTVYAIEDVKTDTDDHPIDPVVIVNCGEMPTEPYEFYPDDFSIMGWIKAAGLPFCSSFLVLMIFHYFFRQLNMYC from the exons atgaatataataaaaatattaattttattacaagcaATTTATAGCGGTGTTTTGGGTCTTAGTTTTACGGTTACCTCAAAAATCTATATGGATGTAAAACATCAAAAGAAACCTATGGGACGCATAGTTTTCGGTTTATTTGGCAAAAGAGCACCGAAGACCGTTGCTAATTTTCGACATATCTGCTTGAGGGGTATAAATGGCAGCACCTATGTTGGTTCGGAATTTCATCGGGTTATTAGTCGTTTTCTAATACAAGGCGGTGATATTGTCAATAAAGATGGCACTGGTTCGATTAGTATTTATGGTGATTTCTTTCAAGATGAAGCATTAGATATAGAGCATATTAGACCCGGCTATTTGGGTATGGCTAATAGAGGACCCGATACTAATGGTTGTCAATTTTATGTAACAACTGTAGCGGCACAATGGTTAAATGGTAAACATACGGTGTTTGGTAAAGTTATCGAAGGAATGGATACAGTTTATGCTATAGAAGAT gTTAAAACGGATACTGATGATCATCCGATAGATCCAGTTGTTATTGTAAATTGTGGAGAAATGCCAACAGAACCTTATGAATTTTATCCAGATGATTTTAG tATTATGGGTTGGATAAAGGCTGCCGGCTTACCGTTCTGCAGTTCATTCTTAGTCTTAATGATATTCCACTATTTTTTCCGccaattaaatatgtattgttaa